aaaataagaaagagagtcgcgcgcgttagtacacacacatttattcaaatcgctTAGTTGTATCACcgtacgctcaatatgtatatatatatatatacctcggcgccggaggtggttgctacttccaattgaagatcgtcgtttatcgacgtttcttcggcatcatccgcttgccgacggcgcccttcatcttcacactcaaggttcagataagaagagatatcatcttcttcttctccggtcggcacatatggaatatcgccttttatgatgccgaacatatggtcttcagcgtccggatcatagttgtccagaatcgggtcagctctatcgtccgccatatgtcagtcctgaaaacatgtagtcaaaacaaattaattgtgtatatgtcagcattatcacatctcttctacatataaagagagagggcgacgagggagaggcgagaggggggacgcgtattagacggtggcggtggcgaaagggcggtggcggtgacaaAAAAAataccccgcgcgtatacggaggggcggCGAGGCCCTCGCCGCCCCTCCGTACACGCGCgggtcggtggcgaaagggcggtggcgaaagggggacggtggcgaaagggcggaatGCATTAAAATCTTGCGCGGGATCGAAGTGAGAAGGGGGAGACGCGcgcgcggcggcgacgacggcgacgtacGAACCGAGGCGGAATGCATTAAAATCTTGCGCGGGATCGAAGTGAGAAGGGGGAGAGGCGcgcgcggcggcgacgacggcgacgtacGAACTAGGCGGAATAATGCATTAAAATCTTGCGCGGGATCGAAGTGAGAAGGGGAGAgagcgcggcggcggcgatgaCGGCAACGTACGAGCCGAGGCGGTCACGGGCGAGGCGCCGGCCCGGCCGGGGTCGCTTTGTAGTTTTTTTAAGTCACATTTTAGTCTTTATAAattaaattttagttttttttctgaGGCACTTACTTACACAtttaacaaaacaaaaaaaaaacaaaaaaaaatgggaCGGCTGCGCCCGGCGCGCCTCTTCTCCTTTCTCTTTCTCCCTCTCGTCACGGCGCGCACATGGGCGGCGCGCGGCGGTCACGGCGGTGCGTGAGCGGCCGGCGCTGGCCACGGTGGCACACGGGCGGTGCGGTGCGCGGCGGCGGTCACGGCGTGCGGGCGCGCTGGCGGCACACGCGCACAGACGCGTGCGGCGCGGCGTCACGGCGGACGGCGGCCGGGATGCagcaggcggcggcgcggcgagactCACGGGCGAGAAGaggaggtgcggcggcggcggcggtcacggcgGCGCGGGCGAGACGTCTCGTTGGCGGCGTCGCCGAGGCGCGCGGCGGCAGCGGTGACGGCGACGAAGAGGAGCTCTGTGCGCGCGGATGAAGACGAAGTGAACCGCCTGCGCGCGGCGCGCAGTATTTAAAGggagggacctttagtcgcggttggggtccccaaccgcgactaaaggaagacttttagtcgcggttagggaccccaaccgcgactaaagggtattttcgccgcgttttagtttcccgcggaaaaatgcctttagtcgcggttggtgaggccaaccgcgactaaagccaccttttcaaatttcttttctttttcagaaatatatcaataaaaataaaactaattcaattcaaaattttaaaaatacaaataatatatcaaaaaatttagaaaaataaaactaattcaattcaaaatgctaacaatacaaataatatatcaaaaaattcagaaaaataaaactaattcaattcaaaatgttaaaaatacaaataatatatcaaaaaattctgaaaaataaaactaattcatttcaaaatcataaaatacaaataatatatcaaaaaaattagaaaaataaaactaattcaattcaaaatcttaaaaatacaaataatatatcaaaaaattcataaaaataaaactaattcaattcaaaatcttaaaaatacaaataatatatcaaaaaattcagaaaaataaaactaattcaattcaaaaatttaaaaatacaaattatcaaaaattcataaaaataaaactaattcaattcaaaagttcgttggccccctcttcccgcctctttccgccgaccccctcttccctccccgtcttcccgccatttcttccccgtcttcccgcctctttcttcccgccaattgtttcccgccaatttcttcccgcctctttcttcccgccaattttttccccgccaatttcttcccgccaattttttttcccgcctctttcttcccgcctcctgtcttcccgctcccatttttcccgccatttgtcactacatataggtagcccggcttggccagcatcacatctcgacaatctctcatcactctctcatggcttccaccgcacccactctaacctaccagcaggtggaggagctttgcgcctcgaactacccttgccctccgggctaccgcgtctcgctgccggccggagcctaagcgccggcggcgtgccggtccctcccgtccctcgagtaccgcgcgccggcggccatcacgaaccactactacctcgacctcacgccggagcagcggatgaatcccgccggcatcccgataaccagcatacttgggacgccttcttcatcaatcggcgtgagagggcgctcgccagtatgaggaggacggtccgcctcccggaaacttccacgaggccggccgtcggctatggtggtacggccggactcgtgcagagcgtcatggactacatcacggccggcgatatccccgcctgcgctaccctcgattcgagccacgagcgccgcccgacgacggcCGACGACAGTTAGGCGACGACGTACGCCTcaagcaacttagaaggcgacgactaccaagtacaatggcggcggctatgaagactacgagtatgcatattatacgcctaggcaggagtatgactaaatcactccaaatttcatgtatgtaggagtatgacttagtcactccaaatttcctatatgcagagtatgacttagtcactccaaatttcatgtatgcaggagtatgacttagtcactccaaatttcatgtatcatcaagttgctatctcgagtcaattgaatcattcgaaaatggacaccaaacacatcacgggtaatataattcacatgattcattcaacaaagtttggtacaataaattattacacatcatttcttcccttgtgtccccgcttgcttacgattgtgccgtatccatggagcatcctcatcatttaacttaatgcttgggtcggtgttcactttgaagggcggaatttcagcaaacatattataatcttcgacatgtctgtcttgtcctccactcccacgatgtttcttttccactgaaagaacaatgtggcgctttggatcatcgaacgatgtaccgatcgttttcttatctttccgtttcctcggtttgctactcatgtccttcacatagaaaacccgagcgacatctttcgctaggacgaaatgggttcgtcaagataaccaagattgttgaaatccaccattgtcattccgtattgctggtccacctttaccccacctcctgttagcttgaaccatttgcaccggaacaaagggaccctaaaggagggtccatagtcaagttcccatatctcctctatgtaaccataatatgtgaccttttgcccattctcggttgctgcatcaaagcggacaccactgttttggttggtgctctttttatcttgggcgatcgtgtaaaatgtattcccatttatctcgtacccttggaaagtcgttatagtcgaagatggtgtcttggccaacatgtacaactgatctacaaccttattgtcactcattaaatgttttctcaaccaaccgccgaaagtctccatgtgggccttcctaatccaggattcaaagcttcctgtggttgtccgagcgtaaaatattcttgtgtttctcaaagtacggagccaccaagctggaattggtcgaaccgtgtggtgtgcttcactgtgagaatggccgtccatacatatcattgatttccttccgatcgtgccttttccacttagtctcccctcgtgccgcgattgaggaagaccaatcggcttaaggtcgtgaacaaagtcaacacaaaactcaattacctcctcatttccatagcccttggcgatgcttccttctcggCCTAGCACGgatttacgaacatatttctttaatactcccatgaacctctcgaaggggaacatattgtgtagaaatacggtggaccgagaatggaaatctcatcgactaggtgaaccaggaggtgcgtcataatattgaagaaggatggcgggaacaccaactcgaaaccgacaagacattggatcacatcgttcagaaccgtggtagaacttctggattgattaccttccgagagattgcattgaggaatgcacatagcttcacaatggctactcgaacatttttccagagagcccctcaaagcaatcggaagcaattgcgtcataatcacgtggcagtcgtgagacttcgtgttttggaactttttctccgccatgtttattattccctttatattggacgagaatcccgacgggaccttcataccgctcgggcattcaaaaaagatgaccttctcttctttggtcgagagcgtagccggcacgaccttgaaaccgttcctggatgccggtcatcgtggtctttcaaactttgctggtcccgccgtgcttcctttgtatcatttgacttcccatacacgcccaagaagcttaggatgttcacgcaaatattcttcgtaacgtgcatcacgtcgattgcagagcggacttctagggactttccaatattctagctcccgtaatatagatttcttcttccacatggctacgtgcccgtcagctcccttcggaaccgattgtccgccaggaccctttccaaagatgactttcaaacccttgaccatatcaaatacctcagcaccaagcAGTGTTCCGCAGTGCTTCGGccatgatctgccttgccgttgtaatgcttgcctttctttcttactggatgacctttcggaagaaatcgacgatgcccaaggtacacgttcttcttacaatttggcaaatgtacactttcgccTCATGTAAgcaagtgcgtgcatgcattgtatcccttaattGACAGTCcctaaaggttactaagagcaggccaatcgttgatggttacgaaaagcaacgctcggagGTCAAATTCCTCGtcattgtgctcatcccacacacggacacctggGCTGCCCcacactgtaaaagttcatcaactaatggccttaggtacacatcgatgtcgttgccgggttgcttcggaccttggatgagcaccggcatcataatgaacttccgcttcatgcacaaccaaggaggaaggttgtagatgcatagagtcacgggccaggtactatggctggagctctgctcgccaaaaggattcatgccatccgtacttagaccaaatcttatgttccttgcgtcaccgcaaaatctttgaactctctcgtcgatctttctccattgcgttccatctgcgtggTTTCTCAACTCCACGTACGACTTGAggacctctttgtgccatcgcaacaccttggcatgctctttgttcaagAACAGACGTTAAAACCGATGTATGATAGGAGAATACAACATCACCTTGGCGAGAacactcttcctgggtttctcggccctcaacatcgtcaccagggtcatcgcctcgatcttataacgcaatgcaaggtgcataccgggcattcattcaaattctcgtattcaccgcggtagaggatgcgatcgttgatgcatgcatgtatcttcgtaacctctaaacctagagggcagacaaccttctttgcttcgtacgtagtggcgggcaactcgttattctttggaaacatattcttcaacattttcagcaagttttcaaatgccgagtcagctacacctgcctgtgccttccatctcagcaaatccagtgtgcagcccagctttttcagaccatcatcgcatccggggtacagcgccttcctgtgatcctctaacatgcgatccaaattctccctctctttttcagtttcgcagcgtctccgtgcatcagcaatggtccgaccaagatcatcaacgggatcatcacgtgcctcttcttcaccttccccttcaccttccccttcaccttcagcatcctccatgaaagtatcaccgaaatgagcaagatagctttcatcgatgaaatcatccccttcttcatcttcttccattataacccctctttctccatgcttggtccaacaattatagcttggcatgaaaccgtgccggcagtgcatgtgaacatctcttgaggaagagtaacccttctgattcttacatttaacacatggacagataacaaaaccctcctgcttgttcgcattagccactacgaggaaatctttcaaacccgcactgaactcgccggagagtcggttaccgtacatccattgtcgattcatctgcattattataatataaaatatataattaaccatcatgcatttgttaaactaactagctacaaacaatataaattaaacaatgaactacacacacatgcacattttatcaacgacacatcaaaggttcaagttgctaaccgcgatcgaggaggaaaaaataaatgagaaagctcaagtgtggctccaacacttcatatcatgtttgtttcatgctcttggggcatttcatcaaacaccttatgtgcataagaggaaccaaaagcaagtgttggctgctggatgggtatatataggggaggggctttagtcccggttggcctggccaaccgcgactaaaggccttcgggcacctttagtcgcggttggcctggccaaccgcgactaaagaccccccacgtgcaccggctggccaccgagcgccctgggcccaggcctttggtcgcggttctcctcccgaaccgcgactaaaggtaccatttgtcgcggatcctgcagcatcgcgacttatggggctcacccgaagcctgtttttccaccagtggtacCCGGTAGACTTGCGCTCAGTGTGCATTTCTATCGGTTTGATCCAACATTGAACACCATCCTCCGAGATATATAATATGACGGAGTCATACACTAGCTGACCCCATGATGTTTTGCCGATGTCGCCAACCCGATATCCACGCCATGGACCATCCCGCATTTTCCGCTCGCAGAGAGGCTTGTACTGGTACACACTCGATTTTTCTAAATGTCTTGTTTGTGCCGTTGTAATGTACACCTGGATAGGAAAATACATTTTCAGTATATCGGCCTATGACAACACCAAACCATATATGTGGGTTTTAAAATTCCCTAGTAGGCATGAAGGTAAAGCCAAATTTTGTATGAGAGGAGATTAAAACTATCATACTATGTTACATTCGCTTGTATTACTATTTGTTACCAGTCCTAATAATAGGCCGGgtatattttgttttgtttgacagATAGTCTATATAACTCTTGCAACACAGAACTAATGTCATCGGATCCATATGCACATGTACTTGCCTATAATTATGCATGCTGTTGTAGTAGTATAACATAAGAGCAGCATACTAACACCAAAAATGTGACTTATTTTGTCTGACTTTAATTGGGTTGCCACTCAAACAGAACCTTAATTACCTTCATATGGATATCCCTTATCGACAGAGAGACAACAAAAGACGAAACGAACCCAATAGAAGGTTATGAAGAATCAGTTCTGATGCACGACACATCCCCATATGCATAAAAATCCCATCATTATGCGGTGATATCTCTCGAAAAATCAGCTCAGCATTCTCACTAGTCATATATATGTAGTAGCACTGGGTACAATGCAGTAATTCATTATGCTGGAAAGAAGAAACTGCGAATGAGGTTGACATACGTACCTCCCGGCCATTGATAACATGGCCTGGGTCGGCGAAGGCGCGCTCAGCGTCACCGGGGTTAGAGAACTGGACAAAGGCGCAGCATCGGGGCTGGCCATTGAGGCGGTATGTGGGAATGAAGATGTCCGCCACGTCCCCGTAGCGACCAAAGTGGCTGCGGAGGTCCACATCACTGGTGCCTGGCGCCATGTCATCTAGGTACAGCCTCCCGTTTATATGCAACTTGCTCATCGGCGGTAACATGCTTGTGTTTGGTTGGACACTGTAAACACAATCGTGGAAAGCAATGGAACAGAGCATGAACTTCAGACACAACTAAAAATTATAATACAAATCATACGACAGTGGAAGAAAAGGAATGGTCATACTATCATAGGGAACATCATCTTTCTTGAGAACTTGACAAAGCTAGGGTCAAGGTTAAAAATAGATGATTTTGCTGTATGTGTatgagggagagaaagagagCTTACAGACTCGATTCACCCGAATTTCTTGGTCGTGCCCTTGGTAGTGCCCTTGCAATGTGCACCTGCACAGGAAAAGGCATTTCCAATCTATCACCCTATAAAGACACCAAACTATATATACGGGATTTAAAATCCCCATGTAGGCATGAATGGAAAAAAAACAAATTTTGTACAAAAGGAGATTCCCAGTCCGCTTTTTCTTGAAAAAATGACTCTGCATTCGCATTAGTATTTTGATAAAGTTCGCATTAATAATATGTAGCAACAACATGGTTTTCATAATCAGTTTCACTTGAATTGAAGTGTTTGATATATTTGAAAAAAtcgatttttttgaatttctatTTACAGTGAAATGGTTTGGCCGAAATGCAAAGGTCAATAGTTCAGTATCTACTGAAATCCAATGAATTTCATCAAAATCTCACTCAAAGTGAAAACCATGACACACGGGTGTACAATACGATCCAGTCATTCATTATGCGGGAAAAAGAAGAAGCTGCCAACGAGGTTGACATAGGTATACCTCCCGGCCATTGATGACATGACAAGGGTCAGCGAGGACGCAACCGGCGTCACGAGGGCTAGAGAACTGGACAAAGGCGCAACAGCGAGGTTTGCCCGTGAGGCGACATGTGGGAATGAAGATGTTGGCCACGTCCCCATAGAGCTCGAAGTGGCGGCGAAGGTCTGCGTCGCCAGTGCCTGGTGCCATGTCATCTACGTACAGCCTCCCGTTTATATGCAGCCTGCTCATCGTCGGCGACATGCTGGTGTTTGGTACTTTGGTTGGACACTGTGAACACAATCGTTAAAGGAACCTTTCAGAACGCAACTTGAAATAATTCTTATTCCCTTATCGCTAGTATTGGTCGGACAGAGCATGAACTTCAGAGACAACAAAAAATATGGTACAAATCATATGAAAGTGGCGACCCAAAAAAAACAccctctagggttagggttatacaAGGACAGGATCACACGATTTTGTGTGcgtgagagagagggagagaggaagGGGGGAGAAAACACCTAGTTGTCGAGGATCTCGCGCGCCAGAAAAAGGCGTGATCTCTCCGTGGAGACGACGAAGTCGATCGAAGGCGGCTACAGGTGTTGCCTTATGAAGCTCGGATGACCGTATTATATTGATTTTAGTTTTAAGCTTGCTTTTATAGGGGAAAACCTGCCATTTTATTAAGCAATAATAGATATGGGTTTCAATAGCAGGATCCGGAATTATTGACACTACTTCCAAAATTATGAGCTTCCTCGTTAAAGCACCTCCGTTCGTGGTTCCGCAACGAAGTGCGCGGCTGTGCAATCTCCTTGATTATTGAGCTGTAGCTTGAGGAATTGCTCTGGTGTATGTCACGAACAACACCCAGACAATCAGAATCAATAACATAAAGGTCCATTGCCGGAACTAATCCTTCAGAAGTTCAGATATCCCCATTACTTCCAGCGTAGACGGGTCTGAAATGCCATCAATGATTAGTGCCGAGGCATCTAAGAAAACTAGATGATTTTCCACGCGTTGCTGCGGGAATAGTTTGATTCAAAATTATGTACTCATTGAGAAAAAAGAACCATGTTCGGTAAGAGTTAAAAATGTAAGCATCAAATATTTTGCCTGTACTTAAAATCTAATCCCTGGAATACCCATCCATCTGCCGCTCGCTGAACCAAATTCTCTCATCTGTCGGCTACCAGTCCTCCATGGCATGTTGCTCTTCGTCGAGTTAGAGATAGTATTATTGTTAATATATCGCACCTCCTGCTGCCAACAACACCA
This Lolium perenne isolate Kyuss_39 chromosome 1, Kyuss_2.0, whole genome shotgun sequence DNA region includes the following protein-coding sequences:
- the LOC127336853 gene encoding heterogeneous nuclear ribonucleoprotein 1-like, coding for MSPTMSRLHINGRLYVDDMAPGTGDADLRRHFELYGDVANIFIPTCRLTGKPRCCAFVQFSSPRDAGCVLADPCHVINGREVHIARALPRARPRNSGESSLVQPNTSMLPPMSKLHINGRLYLDDMAPGTSDVDLRSHFGRYGDVADIFIPTYRLNGQPRCCAFVQFSNPGDAERAFADPGHVINGREVYITTAQTRHLEKSSVYQYKPLCERKMRDGPWRGYRVGDIGKTSWGQLVRFTSSSSARTELLFVAVTAAAARLGDAANETSRPRRRDRRRRRTSSSRP